AACTGGTCGTGTGGTTCTTTAGttattatagtttaaaattttgacaaatgtctaaaatataaataaacttttcaatCTGGACTTTAATTTCTTATGAATtccaaattataataatgcgtaaattttaaaaaatggacGGAGCGCCAGAAATATTATCGGATACCGCCACTAACTGTAACTTGGCATCGGTTTCAGAATCTTTATCTGACAATAATAACTACCAAGCAAAATTAGATTCCTTAGAGAAAAAGGCCGTGCATTTGAGgtcaaaacttattttatttaccaaataatatattttcgttatttatttaacttcacAGCAGACTGTGCATTATTACAGATTAACTctggaaaaagattttaaagCGGCCGATTTTAAATGGAGTTTGTTTGTAGCGGCAGCGTTTAGCTTCAGATACGAAAGTTGCCTTAAACCTTTTCCTCCTGTTTTTCTTAagaatggaattaaagacatgGATGAATTGGTAGATATATGGATTTTTCTCAAATTCATTTTATAGACCAAAGACTAGTCCGTACATATAGTGGTTGAACAATATATGTACGGACGAGTACCAACGAGGACAAGTTTAAGTCAACAcatcacaattttattattttagctcAGCGTAATCACAGACGTGCCAGCTTTAGATTTGGTTTTACAACAACTGGACAATCTTGATAACCTGGCCAATATAAGCGACATTCTTGACTTGTTATTTTACGTTCTCGTAAGATTAAAAGAGCCTAGCTTAAAGAGTGTACCACAAGAAGCTGTAAGTTTGAAATAATTAAGATTTACAATAATAAGCTCAAAAAGGTTTTAATTTATAgacattaatgttattaataatttttagcaTGATGCCGTTTTGATAAATGCTCACTCATTGCTAGCAGCCACTAAGCCACATTACATATTTCAAGTGGTCAGTTCTTGCAAATCATCCGCGGAGTTAAAGTGGAAAGAACTAGCAAAAAATCACAGGGTGTTTTATGCTTACCACGGAAATCGTCTCGAAAACTTTTACAGTATATTACATTTTGGCTTGCAACAACATTTACATAAGGTTTTTATAAATCCACATTTATTATGACCGTTACATTTTATTCTGaaaccttttttaatttaaatttcatttatttagacAAACGTGGCGGGCAACGGTATAAATCTTTCACCAGAATTAAGTTTAAGTTTGCCGTATAGTCATGGAGGCTTTGGTTGGGGTGCTAGCTGTATTGGAGGTCACCTGTCTTGTGTAGCGATGTGTGAAGTTATTGACGCTCTTGAGGGCATCAATTACCAAATAAAGCCTGTCACAAACGAAGgttagtaggtacatacgaCTATCTCATTATAGGTAATTCCTCACACTGCGGGGAAGCAACGCTGCATGAAGTTACCTGTAAgcgtttatatttaattgtgtAGACAACACATTACTCTATAGCCGTAACACATGACCATGAGCAGTATCTACTTTGCGCGATGCAGCAGTCAGCACAAAAACGAGGCGATTGACCTTGCGCCACAGATAGAATGCTGTCCActtgtacaatgtacaataTTGTACATAGTGTATCGAATAGTTTCTTTAGAAATACGTTTTCTGTGCATAAACCACAATATAAATAGGTAGCAGCTACCAAACTATTCGATACACTACATAAAGTTTTAGCAAGTCGCGCGAGActaaaatggggatgatgactactaatcaaaat
This DNA window, taken from Bicyclus anynana chromosome 1, ilBicAnyn1.1, whole genome shotgun sequence, encodes the following:
- the LOC112046909 gene encoding protein mono-ADP-ribosyltransferase PARP16 encodes the protein MDGAPEILSDTATNCNLASVSESLSDNNNYQAKLDSLEKKAVHLRLTLEKDFKAADFKWSLFVAAAFSFRYESCLKPFPPVFLKNGIKDMDELLSVITDVPALDLVLQQLDNLDNLANISDILDLLFYVLVRLKEPSLKSVPQEAHDAVLINAHSLLAATKPHYIFQVVSSCKSSAELKWKELAKNHRVFYAYHGNRLENFYSILHFGLQQHLHKTNVAGNGINLSPELSLSLPYSHGGFGWGASCIGGHLSCVAMCEVIDALEGINYQIKPVTNEGDAVYDEDKSTNAESDTRTPQFVVTNCDLIRARYLLVYAKQPTSMRFPTTISNRDGKDIDSGGLRQWFAHHKLFSILLGYGLMLATIGFANNQPMHYYYKILLKKIDCAISNMKV